In the Deinococcus budaensis genome, one interval contains:
- a CDS encoding ExeM/NucH family extracellular endonuclease: MPKTLPKTLPTASKCLLLAGLLALASCGQTPQAAGQTALRTQSLGEADAGPVTNIAAVQGQTASGNAPSLLLGQRVTVEGVVTGLRTSYVAATRSAQVDGFFLQEEQPDADRNELTSDGLFVFCGGTCPSLGSSLAPGDLVRVSGTVAESFTATQLTAEGLTKVASGLELPAAVRVKLPLPVAERERYEGMRVGTAGVVTNNFTLGRGASFDIADARIPTYTQVNRPSAAGLAAYQAEVANRVLRIDDSSRWQNPDPVIFARNGQPLSAANTLRGGDRVVVTGVLTFSNDGWTGSGSEDVYRLQATSASIDGQERPSEPGGVGGRLRVGSMNVLNYFTTLVESNSGCTLGGVSSAARGADDCVEFERQRAKIVAAITKMNPDVLGLLEIQNDFEKGSRSSIANLVTALNAATAPGTYAAINPGENVGTDAITVALIYKPASVTPVGQLAVLDNRVDPTYQDTRNRPTLAHTFQSKANGGRVTAVVAHLKSKGSACAGDPDLGDGQGNCNLTRTNAARIIAGWLATNPTGVQEDDRLILGDLNAYRMEDPLRALEEGGYLNLFDASSYSYQFGGQWGSLDHALATPSLERQVVGEAKWHINADEPTVLDYNTEFKSAAQLAGFYAPDPFRSSDHDPVLVGLNLRAQTPLPASVPVTRVHLSPDAAQLTATVGAEAVSQNFTASSVNVPDELTVSVTPQGGAPALATAPATATSGEAFTVTVSAPEGTAPGVYTYEVKAAAGGASDTSLLTVTVQAPKPVQAADLYFSEYVEGSSNNKALEIYNPTSQAVDLGAYSVELYSNGATTAGNRVTLSGTLAAGGTYVLYNSQAVAALRERGQLSSAVTNFNGDDALLLKKGGEVIDSFGQVGFDPGTAWTSGAVTTLDRTLRRKASVTAGDATGTDAFDPAAEWDVFPIDTFDGLGSR, from the coding sequence ATGCCCAAGACCCTGCCTAAGACACTTCCGACCGCCTCCAAATGCCTGCTGCTCGCAGGCCTTCTTGCGCTGGCCTCCTGCGGCCAGACCCCCCAGGCTGCCGGGCAGACGGCGCTCCGGACCCAGAGCCTCGGTGAGGCCGACGCCGGTCCCGTCACGAACATCGCGGCGGTGCAGGGCCAGACGGCCAGCGGCAACGCGCCCTCGCTGCTGCTGGGCCAGCGGGTGACGGTGGAAGGCGTGGTCACGGGGCTGCGGACCTCCTATGTGGCGGCGACCCGCTCGGCGCAGGTGGACGGCTTCTTTCTCCAGGAGGAGCAGCCGGACGCCGACCGCAACGAGCTGACCAGCGACGGCCTGTTCGTGTTCTGCGGCGGCACCTGCCCCAGTCTGGGCTCCAGCCTGGCGCCGGGCGACCTCGTGCGGGTCAGCGGCACGGTGGCCGAGAGCTTCACGGCGACCCAGCTCACGGCGGAGGGGCTGACCAAAGTCGCGTCGGGGCTGGAATTGCCCGCTGCCGTGCGCGTCAAGCTGCCGTTGCCGGTGGCCGAGCGCGAGCGCTACGAGGGGATGCGGGTGGGCACGGCGGGCGTGGTCACCAACAACTTCACGCTGGGCCGTGGGGCGAGTTTCGACATCGCCGACGCGCGCATCCCGACCTACACCCAGGTCAACCGTCCCAGCGCGGCGGGCCTCGCCGCCTATCAGGCGGAGGTCGCGAACCGCGTGCTGCGAATCGACGATTCCAGCCGCTGGCAGAACCCCGATCCCGTGATCTTCGCGCGGAACGGCCAGCCGCTGAGCGCCGCCAACACCCTGCGCGGCGGCGACCGGGTGGTCGTGACCGGCGTGCTGACCTTCAGCAACGACGGCTGGACCGGCAGCGGCTCGGAGGACGTGTACCGCCTGCAAGCGACCTCGGCCAGCATCGACGGCCAGGAGCGCCCCAGCGAGCCGGGCGGCGTGGGCGGGCGTCTGCGCGTCGGTTCGATGAACGTGCTGAACTACTTCACCACCCTGGTCGAGAGCAACAGCGGTTGCACGCTGGGCGGGGTGAGCAGCGCCGCACGCGGGGCCGACGACTGCGTGGAGTTCGAGCGTCAGCGCGCCAAGATCGTGGCGGCCATCACCAAGATGAATCCCGATGTGCTGGGCCTGCTGGAAATTCAGAACGACTTCGAGAAGGGGAGCCGTTCCTCCATCGCCAATCTGGTCACGGCCCTGAACGCCGCCACGGCCCCCGGCACCTACGCCGCGATCAACCCCGGCGAAAATGTCGGCACCGACGCGATCACGGTCGCCCTGATCTACAAACCCGCCAGCGTGACCCCGGTCGGGCAGCTCGCGGTGCTCGACAACCGCGTAGACCCCACCTACCAGGACACCCGCAACCGCCCCACCCTGGCGCACACCTTCCAGAGCAAGGCGAACGGCGGGCGCGTGACGGCGGTCGTCGCCCACCTCAAGAGCAAGGGCAGCGCCTGCGCGGGCGATCCGGACCTCGGCGACGGCCAGGGCAACTGCAACCTGACCCGCACGAACGCGGCGCGGATCATCGCGGGGTGGCTCGCGACCAACCCCACCGGCGTGCAGGAGGACGACCGCCTGATCCTGGGCGACCTCAACGCCTACCGCATGGAAGACCCGCTGCGGGCGCTGGAGGAGGGCGGCTACCTCAACCTCTTCGACGCGTCGAGCTACTCCTACCAGTTTGGCGGCCAGTGGGGCAGCCTCGACCACGCGCTGGCGACCCCCAGCCTGGAGCGTCAGGTCGTCGGCGAGGCGAAGTGGCACATCAACGCCGACGAGCCGACCGTGCTCGACTACAACACCGAGTTCAAGAGCGCGGCGCAGCTCGCAGGCTTCTACGCCCCCGACCCCTTCCGCTCCAGCGACCACGACCCGGTGCTGGTCGGCCTGAACCTGCGCGCCCAGACGCCGCTGCCCGCCTCGGTCCCCGTCACGCGCGTCCACCTCTCGCCCGACGCGGCCCAGCTCACAGCCACGGTGGGCGCCGAGGCCGTGAGCCAGAACTTCACGGCGAGCAGCGTGAACGTCCCCGACGAGCTGACCGTCAGCGTGACCCCTCAGGGCGGCGCTCCGGCGCTGGCGACTGCGCCCGCCACGGCGACAAGCGGCGAGGCCTTTACCGTCACCGTCTCGGCCCCCGAGGGCACCGCGCCCGGCGTCTACACCTACGAGGTGAAGGCGGCGGCGGGCGGGGCGAGCGACACCAGCCTGCTCACGGTGACGGTGCAGGCGCCCAAGCCGGTCCAGGCCGCCGACCTCTACTTCAGCGAGTACGTGGAGGGGAGCAGCAACAACAAGGCCCTGGAGATCTATAACCCCACCTCGCAGGCGGTGGACCTCGGCGCCTACAGCGTGGAGCTGTACTCGAACGGCGCCACGACCGCCGGGAACAGGGTCACCCTCAGCGGCACGCTGGCGGCAGGCGGCACCTACGTCCTGTACAACAGCCAGGCGGTCGCCGCGCTGAGGGAGCGGGGTCAGCTCAGCAGCGCCGTGACCAACTTCAACGGCGACGACGCCCTGCTGCTCAAGAAGGGCGGCGAAGTGATCGACTCCTTCGGGCAGGTCGGCTTCGATCCGGGCACCGCCTGGACCTCCGGCGCCGTCACCACGCTCGACCGGACCCTGCGCCGCAAGGCCAGTGTGACGGCGGGCGACGCCACCGGCACGGACGCCTTCGATCCCGCCGCCGAGTGGGACGTGTTTCCCATCGACACCTTCGACGGCCTCGGCAGCCGCTGA
- a CDS encoding class I SAM-dependent rRNA methyltransferase — MSKQSSPKGTHSSVTLQPGAVRRVAGRYPFGHSGDIADADAGLTPGEVVDVRAPDGTLIGRGYFNPDGATPLRLLTWTPGEAIDLNFYRSRVRAALSRRAGRITGTDAMRVLHAEADGLPGVVADRFGDVLSVQFRNAGVERHRELIVRALREETGAASAFERSDTGERRREGLDLRTGVLWGDVPERVAFHEDDLELHFHPFDAQKTGFFLDQRDNRRLMRSVVQPGEGFLDVYSYTGGFSLHAARAGGKPVAIDKDEKALAVLEREARENGVQVGVRWGDALEALRALEKEKRTFGAAVLDPPTLAKRKDDVPRAKRVFTEGTTSALRMLRPGGHLLVSTCAHYIGVSDLLDAARVAAGEAGSGAEVVAITYQPADHPHRLSVPESLYLKSILLRKEG; from the coding sequence ATGAGCAAGCAGAGTTCCCCCAAAGGCACCCACAGCAGCGTGACCCTCCAGCCCGGCGCGGTGCGGCGCGTGGCGGGCCGCTACCCGTTCGGGCACAGTGGGGACATCGCGGACGCGGACGCGGGCCTCACGCCGGGCGAGGTGGTGGACGTCAGGGCACCCGACGGCACGCTGATCGGGCGCGGGTACTTCAACCCGGACGGCGCCACGCCGCTGCGGCTGCTGACCTGGACGCCGGGCGAGGCCATCGACCTGAACTTCTACCGCTCGCGGGTGCGCGCGGCCCTCTCCCGGCGGGCGGGGCGCATCACGGGCACCGACGCCATGCGGGTGCTGCACGCCGAGGCCGACGGCCTGCCCGGCGTGGTCGCCGACCGCTTCGGGGACGTGCTGAGCGTGCAGTTTCGCAACGCGGGCGTGGAGCGCCACCGCGAATTGATCGTGCGGGCGCTGCGCGAGGAGACGGGCGCGGCCTCGGCCTTCGAGCGCAGCGACACCGGCGAGCGCCGCCGCGAGGGCCTGGACCTGCGGACCGGCGTGCTGTGGGGCGACGTGCCGGAGCGCGTGGCCTTTCACGAGGACGACCTGGAACTGCACTTCCACCCCTTCGACGCGCAGAAGACCGGCTTTTTTCTCGACCAGCGCGACAACCGCCGCCTGATGCGCTCGGTGGTGCAGCCCGGCGAGGGCTTTCTCGACGTGTATTCCTACACGGGGGGCTTCAGCCTGCACGCGGCGCGGGCGGGAGGAAAGCCGGTCGCCATCGACAAGGACGAGAAGGCGCTGGCGGTGCTGGAGCGCGAGGCCCGCGAAAACGGGGTCCAGGTGGGCGTGCGCTGGGGCGACGCGCTGGAGGCGCTGCGGGCACTGGAAAAGGAGAAGCGCACCTTCGGGGCGGCGGTGCTCGACCCCCCCACCCTCGCCAAGCGCAAGGACGACGTGCCCCGGGCCAAGCGCGTCTTTACCGAGGGGACCACCAGCGCCCTGCGGATGCTGCGGCCCGGCGGACACCTGCTGGTCAGCACCTGCGCCCACTACATCGGGGTCAGCGACCTGCTCGACGCCGCGCGGGTGGCGGCGGGCGAGGCAGGCTCCGGCGCCGAGGTCGTGGCGATCACCTACCAGCCTGCCGACCATCCCCACCGGCTCAGCGTGCCGGAGAGCCTCTACCTCAAGAGCATCCTGCTGCGCAAGGAGGGATGA